A single genomic interval of Vibrio maritimus harbors:
- a CDS encoding MATE family efflux transporter — MDDKILTAPVRTTLVTMAAPAAFGMLMTFLFQLIDTYFVGKLGTKPLAAMSYAYPVYFFLVAFFMGAAAGVSSSVARALGEQRSEKARQLTTISVLSFVLLTFCLAGIGLVFIDELFLAVGANAEILPMVKIYMMPLFVGMFALIVGLIGNAALMAKGVMIRSTVVMAIGGIVNVVFDYLLIFGIGFFPELGLAGAAYATVLSWLVIAVLMIGLIVRESLFSLAFLRDIRTAISDLKGVMVIAGPAIAAQILTPIAIAVITRSVAQYGDDAVAAFGIVTRVESLILVGILSLSVVMTPFVAQNYGAKKWLRLDQTVANAGRLTVYWGLLAFAVVGLFSDEILGIFTQSSNVISLGAPYFWIVGISFPSFGLLLITTSFFNGVQAPRLSLQLTVVKSLVLTIPMALFGAWWSLESIWVALALANLLGSIYAYKVLNRWLLESGSKLPTTKVMADYRSDFKFLK; from the coding sequence ATGGATGATAAGATACTAACTGCGCCTGTTCGAACAACACTTGTCACTATGGCAGCACCTGCCGCATTTGGCATGCTAATGACCTTTCTGTTTCAACTTATCGATACCTACTTTGTTGGAAAGCTCGGTACCAAGCCACTTGCTGCAATGAGTTATGCCTATCCTGTCTATTTTTTCCTCGTGGCATTTTTTATGGGTGCCGCCGCCGGAGTTTCATCTTCTGTCGCCAGAGCGCTGGGTGAACAACGATCAGAAAAGGCAAGGCAGTTAACCACCATTTCAGTCCTATCATTTGTGCTGCTGACATTTTGCCTTGCGGGTATTGGCCTAGTTTTTATTGATGAGTTGTTCCTAGCGGTTGGAGCCAATGCAGAGATATTACCTATGGTAAAAATCTATATGATGCCTCTGTTTGTCGGCATGTTTGCTTTGATAGTTGGGCTCATTGGTAATGCAGCGTTGATGGCGAAGGGAGTCATGATTCGCTCAACGGTCGTTATGGCTATCGGCGGTATCGTCAATGTGGTTTTTGACTATCTTTTAATATTTGGTATTGGATTCTTCCCCGAGTTGGGTCTAGCCGGTGCAGCGTATGCAACCGTCCTGTCTTGGTTGGTTATCGCGGTATTGATGATAGGTCTAATCGTTCGTGAATCTTTGTTTTCTTTGGCTTTCTTACGAGACATACGCACAGCTATAAGCGATCTCAAAGGCGTCATGGTCATTGCAGGTCCTGCTATTGCAGCGCAGATACTCACTCCAATTGCTATCGCCGTAATTACACGAAGCGTTGCCCAATACGGTGATGATGCGGTGGCGGCGTTTGGTATTGTGACGAGGGTAGAGTCTTTGATTTTGGTTGGGATCTTATCGCTAAGTGTCGTGATGACACCGTTTGTCGCGCAAAACTATGGGGCGAAAAAATGGCTGCGATTAGATCAAACAGTGGCGAATGCAGGTCGATTGACGGTTTATTGGGGATTATTGGCTTTCGCTGTCGTTGGTTTGTTTTCAGACGAAATCTTAGGGATCTTTACTCAGTCTTCTAACGTTATCAGTCTTGGTGCTCCCTACTTTTGGATTGTGGGTATCAGCTTTCCAAGTTTTGGCTTGTTGTTAATCACAACGTCGTTTTTTAATGGTGTGCAAGCGCCTCGTCTGTCGCTTCAACTGACGGTTGTTAAATCACTTGTATTAACGATTCCCATGGCTCTCTTTGGAGCATGGTGGTCACTTGAATCTATTTGGGTAGCCCTAGCGTTGGCGAACTTACTGGGAAGTATTTACGCATACAAAGTGTTGAATCGCTGGCTGCTTGAAAGTGGTTCTAAGTTGCCGACCACGAAAGTTATGGCTGATTATCGCTCTGATTTCAAGTTCTTGAAATAG
- a CDS encoding GlcG/HbpS family heme-binding protein → MMTLDQAQKILNFIQAYANENNLHLAAAVTDSHGELISFFKMDNCSLQSGVLAPNKAYTAARERQPSGNLGKWAQETGKDMGYWTDTRFTGLGGGVPVEVDGNVIGAVGVSGMSEAEDEALAKQTIAQVIS, encoded by the coding sequence ATCATGACATTAGACCAAGCACAAAAGATACTGAACTTTATTCAAGCGTACGCGAACGAAAACAACCTGCACCTCGCCGCAGCGGTGACCGACAGTCACGGAGAACTAATTTCGTTCTTTAAAATGGATAATTGCAGTTTACAATCTGGCGTATTAGCCCCTAACAAAGCCTATACCGCCGCACGAGAACGCCAACCAAGTGGCAATCTCGGCAAATGGGCTCAAGAAACTGGAAAGGATATGGGCTACTGGACTGACACAAGATTCACTGGCCTTGGTGGCGGAGTGCCGGTCGAGGTTGATGGTAACGTCATTGGTGCGGTCGGCGTAAGTGGTATGAGCGAAGCCGAAGACGAAGCTTTAGCGAAACAGACAATAGCTCAAGTAATCTCTTAG